A single window of Fischerella sp. PCC 9605 DNA harbors:
- a CDS encoding M48 family metallopeptidase, whose amino-acid sequence MIARFPNKFRKTLSLVLGLGTAASVGLSAPAPASAIPFQDLIVPGIQYFQLSNLSTKQKAALGGDIHQQVRRNYRLGTNAYVNKVGQRIARASDCSQTPFKFYVVQNSSINAFATTGGYVYVHTGLLQAVDNEDQLASVLAHEIAHICNDDLINKLKQAQLAQGAASLAGLDRSNLAALAYKVAIDLPNSRDAEFDADAKGLQYMQRAGYDANAMPAFLRKLVNRSSRPTFLSTHPNAKERIAVLEKKIAAGQ is encoded by the coding sequence ATGATTGCTCGTTTTCCTAATAAATTTCGTAAAACCCTTTCTTTAGTTCTTGGTTTGGGAACTGCTGCTAGTGTGGGATTATCTGCTCCCGCGCCAGCAAGTGCGATTCCATTTCAGGATTTAATTGTTCCTGGAATTCAGTATTTCCAACTTTCTAATCTTTCAACGAAGCAAAAAGCTGCATTGGGTGGCGACATTCACCAACAAGTAAGAAGAAATTACAGGCTCGGTACTAATGCGTATGTTAACAAGGTAGGTCAACGAATAGCTCGAGCTAGTGACTGTTCCCAAACTCCTTTTAAATTTTATGTAGTTCAAAACTCAAGCATTAATGCCTTTGCCACCACGGGTGGCTATGTCTATGTCCACACTGGGTTGTTACAAGCAGTGGATAACGAAGACCAGTTGGCATCGGTTTTGGCGCATGAAATTGCTCACATTTGTAATGACGACTTAATCAACAAACTGAAACAAGCACAACTAGCTCAAGGGGCGGCTTCGCTTGCTGGCTTAGATAGAAGCAATTTGGCGGCTTTAGCTTATAAGGTAGCTATAGACTTACCAAATAGCCGTGACGCTGAATTTGATGCCGATGCTAAAGGATTGCAGTATATGCAACGGGCGGGTTACGATGCGAATGCTATGCCAGCATTTCTAAGGAAATTAGTGAATCGTTCTTCTAGACCGACGTTTTTGAGTACTCACCCAAATGCAAAAGAGCGAATCGCTGTTTTAGAAAAGAAAATCGCTGCTGGTCAGTAG
- a CDS encoding methyl-accepting chemotaxis protein — MLKSYRNNYKEIFTRAKTNPNAVPKAKLPLGQWFVNLPINSKHLTAMLVSELAIIFGLGISSTLIINCSLKAQYLKQAKSEISIADVNYNLKFTQMDFAFNGQSKNNAIIKAAQLYLLGQNLSQPSYSEVKQILQNEIQTLRIDSATLVGTDRRIIVNANSNRRGEFFDPHGLVSEVLKNPRQIQANVIVKRSDLEKEIPSLARNLNNQDALVRYTVTPVKSHKGNQVIGVLLAGDVVNGKQSITRRTLKATGEGYTAIYMNKGAGDFALATALNKTEGNDLNEATSNLDLPDKSILVRAVLDQGKVVTGQVAIGNQNYAIAAKAVPNKIIAEPSRDVPIFAGESVAILVQGSSQDNLQNLLQQNRLQYALASVFGLILIGVWTYTLKRRILKPIGEIEGKIRKFAGGDRSVRMEIDSTDELGQLAVAFNQMVETISEKAIQQENEAKLAQLVNKITFRIRGSLDTAQILNAAVTTMREAIQADRVVVYSFDENWMGKIVAECVGDEWPSALGTEIPDPCFARDYVDKYQRGRVQALENIYEAGLTACHIAQLEAFEVKANLVAPILLNNNLYGLLIAHQCDRPRKWKESEINLFKQVAIPIGYALEQAHILEQVHRARSRAELIAIEQSQQKEALQQQIIKLLRDIEGASKGDLTVRATITQGEIGTVADFFNTIVENLREIVTKVKASATAVNAALGENEGAIRQLADEAIKQAIDINHTLDSVERMTHSIADVADNAKKAAAIAHTASDTATEGEKAIDLTVEKIFNLRSTIDDTAKKVKRLGESSQQISRIVSLINEIAVQTNLLAVNAGLEASRVGEQSQGFAVVATEVGELAARCSDATQEIKLLVENIQRETAEVAKAMEQGTIQVVEGSRIVENAKISLNQILSVSRQIDELVQSISQATVSQVETSQAVTKLIAEISQVSESTSSSSRQISQSLQQTVRISQELQATVAKFKISEQNRLDV, encoded by the coding sequence ATGCTTAAAAGTTATCGAAATAATTACAAAGAGATTTTTACACGAGCAAAAACAAATCCTAATGCTGTCCCAAAAGCAAAACTTCCTCTAGGGCAGTGGTTTGTTAACTTGCCAATTAACAGCAAACATTTAACTGCTATGCTTGTGTCTGAATTGGCAATTATTTTCGGTTTAGGTATTAGTTCGACTTTAATTATTAATTGCAGTTTAAAGGCTCAATATCTCAAACAAGCAAAGTCAGAAATTAGCATTGCAGATGTTAATTACAACCTGAAATTTACTCAAATGGATTTTGCCTTTAATGGCCAGTCAAAAAATAATGCCATTATTAAGGCTGCCCAACTGTATTTACTTGGTCAGAATTTAAGCCAGCCATCGTACTCTGAAGTCAAGCAAATTCTCCAAAATGAAATTCAGACTCTCCGTATTGACTCTGCAACTCTAGTCGGCACAGACAGGCGGATTATTGTTAATGCCAATTCTAATCGCAGAGGCGAATTTTTTGATCCGCATGGCTTGGTGAGTGAGGTATTAAAAAACCCCAGACAAATTCAAGCGAACGTCATTGTTAAGAGATCGGATTTAGAAAAAGAAATACCTTCCTTGGCGCGAAACTTGAATAATCAAGATGCTCTTGTTCGTTACACAGTTACACCTGTTAAATCTCACAAGGGTAATCAAGTTATTGGTGTTTTGCTTGCTGGGGATGTTGTCAATGGAAAACAGTCGATTACACGGAGAACCCTCAAAGCCACCGGCGAAGGCTACACCGCTATTTACATGAACAAAGGAGCAGGAGACTTTGCCTTAGCTACAGCTTTAAATAAAACTGAAGGAAACGACTTAAATGAAGCTACATCTAATCTAGACTTACCCGATAAATCAATACTTGTACGAGCAGTATTGGATCAAGGTAAAGTAGTGACTGGACAGGTGGCTATTGGAAACCAAAACTACGCGATCGCCGCCAAGGCTGTTCCTAATAAAATCATTGCAGAACCCAGTCGGGATGTCCCCATTTTTGCAGGTGAATCAGTAGCCATTTTAGTACAGGGAAGCAGCCAAGATAATCTCCAGAATTTGCTTCAGCAAAATAGACTGCAATATGCACTGGCCAGTGTTTTTGGTTTAATTCTGATTGGGGTTTGGACATATACTCTCAAGCGAAGAATTCTGAAACCAATAGGAGAAATAGAAGGAAAAATCCGGAAATTTGCTGGTGGCGATCGCTCTGTTCGCATGGAAATTGACAGCACTGATGAATTAGGGCAATTGGCTGTCGCCTTTAACCAAATGGTAGAAACAATTTCTGAAAAAGCCATCCAGCAAGAAAATGAAGCCAAGCTAGCACAGCTAGTCAATAAAATTACTTTTCGCATCCGTGGTTCTCTTGATACTGCACAAATACTAAATGCAGCGGTAACAACAATGCGAGAAGCGATCCAAGCAGATCGAGTCGTTGTCTATAGCTTCGATGAAAACTGGATGGGCAAGATTGTAGCTGAATGCGTTGGTGACGAGTGGCCGTCCGCGTTGGGTACAGAAATTCCCGACCCTTGTTTTGCCAGAGATTACGTTGACAAATATCAAAGAGGCCGTGTCCAAGCACTGGAAAACATCTACGAAGCAGGTTTAACCGCGTGTCACATTGCTCAACTGGAGGCATTTGAAGTCAAAGCAAATTTAGTCGCGCCTATTTTGCTCAACAACAACCTCTACGGCTTACTGATCGCTCATCAGTGCGATCGCCCCCGTAAATGGAAAGAATCAGAAATCAATTTATTTAAGCAGGTAGCTATTCCCATTGGTTATGCTCTAGAGCAGGCACATATTCTTGAACAGGTACATAGAGCACGTTCTCGTGCAGAACTAATCGCCATTGAGCAAAGTCAACAGAAAGAAGCGCTGCAACAACAAATTATCAAACTGCTGCGAGATATCGAAGGAGCATCCAAAGGCGATTTGACAGTGCGTGCGACTATTACACAAGGGGAAATAGGCACCGTTGCTGACTTTTTCAACACCATCGTTGAGAATCTCAGAGAGATTGTCACCAAAGTGAAAGCGTCTGCAACTGCTGTGAATGCAGCCCTTGGTGAAAACGAAGGTGCGATTCGCCAACTTGCCGACGAAGCCATCAAACAAGCAATTGATATCAACCATACCCTCGATAGTGTTGAGCGCATGACACATTCGATCGCAGATGTGGCAGACAATGCTAAAAAAGCCGCCGCAATTGCCCATACAGCCTCCGATACCGCCACTGAAGGTGAAAAAGCAATTGATCTGACGGTAGAAAAAATCTTCAACTTGCGCTCAACAATTGATGATACAGCCAAAAAAGTCAAGCGCCTGGGAGAATCGTCGCAACAAATTTCCCGGATAGTTTCCTTGATTAACGAGATTGCCGTGCAAACCAACTTGCTAGCAGTCAACGCTGGACTGGAAGCCTCAAGGGTTGGCGAACAAAGTCAAGGTTTTGCAGTGGTTGCTACAGAAGTCGGTGAACTTGCAGCCCGTTGCTCTGACGCCACTCAAGAAATTAAGCTGCTTGTGGAGAATATTCAACGAGAAACGGCTGAAGTTGCCAAAGCAATGGAACAGGGAACTATCCAGGTAGTGGAAGGCTCTCGCATTGTAGAAAATGCGAAAATCTCTCTCAACCAGATTCTGAGTGTTTCTCGCCAAATTGATGAGTTAGTGCAGTCAATTTCTCAGGCGACTGTATCTCAAGTAGAAACATCGCAAGCAGTAACCAAGTTAATCGCAGAAATATCTCAAGTGTCAGAAAGTACCAGTAGCTCATCACGTCAAATTTCTCAGTCATTGCAACAAACAGTCAGAATTTCTCAGGAATTGCAAGCAACTGTGGCGAAGTTCAAAATTAGCGAACAAAATCGACTGGATGTGTAA
- a CDS encoding tetratricopeptide repeat protein translates to MSMSFPIKPLGQVLQQADLISTTQIEIALQEQTQAENIRIGQILALRGWLKQETADFFAEQWPTLLSQESKQPLGHYLKEAGLLNEHQIKTILYEQREMGLRFGELAVLKGWIKPTTISFFLQYLTSEGQPYQSSLEQEEVIDSNSSQILAESPNSELAVQQESNIRESNPNHKFVSSLSWIHQEITHLRPLIRSTIKLFKLDRKASCPEIVLQKVLSWTGAQPFLTQKLCQLICDSETFIPAGEEAARVEQLVQTRLIENWETQVAAEHLLAIRKGIVENQHCDPMLLLRLYQQVLLETEVPTHHNPVQTELLDLGLVVKQENKLRVANRIYQSVFNLGWVEQELERLRPFLNNIIKLFKLDQKASRPDILLEQVLSWTGGQPFLTQKLCQLVCDSETFIPAGEETAKVEQLVRTRLIGNWEHQAAAEHLRAIRQGLLKNQYCDSIWLLRLYQQILQQGEVSIHDNSPVQTELLNLGLVVQQENKLRVANRIYQSVFNPGWVEQELVRLQPFIQNTIKLFKLDEKACFPETLLQEVLSWTGGQPFLTQKLCQLICDSETFIPAGEEAVRVEQLVRTRLIENWENQAAAEHLQAIRQALVENRHCKPMWLLSLYQQILQQGEVSIQDSPTQTELLNLGLVVKQENKLRISNRIYQSVFNLDWVEQELAKWLQVSSSTITIPKSVSIKATPTITLFEVNNLIANHRGVIFKSIWILLAIAGLSIVSLNIFRNQQVKNLFQQGNELFHQGEYKKAIAKFDRLLNFDSNYYQAWTNRGYALAGLQEYNKMLESCSTATIIEPKAVYAWNCQGEALHNLKQNYEAISAFDKAIALDSQDPIFWINKTESLIELKQSDTALITIDEAINLLLQKIHKAGKVDEQQQTIRELSVAFSHKGKVLAQKQQYKEALAAYDQALIYDPRYFTAQRGRGLALQSLQQYKEAIAQFQQMLKDSRLTDAQQAETLYYMGLTFCKSSQIQDGFAALEAALKLKPDYQAAEEAKTNCSR, encoded by the coding sequence ATGTCTATGAGCTTTCCTATCAAACCGTTAGGTCAAGTTTTACAACAGGCTGACTTAATTTCAACTACACAGATAGAGATAGCTCTACAAGAGCAAACCCAAGCTGAAAACATCCGGATAGGGCAGATTTTAGCTTTGCGAGGATGGCTCAAACAAGAAACAGCTGATTTTTTCGCTGAGCAGTGGCCGACTCTATTAAGTCAAGAATCGAAACAGCCTTTAGGTCATTATCTTAAAGAAGCTGGGCTGTTGAATGAGCATCAAATCAAAACCATTCTCTACGAACAAAGAGAAATGGGACTTAGATTTGGAGAATTAGCTGTTCTCAAGGGTTGGATCAAGCCAACTACAATCAGCTTTTTTTTACAGTATCTGACTTCTGAAGGTCAGCCATACCAGTCAAGTTTGGAACAGGAAGAAGTTATAGATAGTAATAGCAGTCAAATACTAGCAGAGTCACCAAATTCAGAATTAGCAGTACAACAAGAGAGCAACATCAGAGAATCTAATCCTAACCATAAATTTGTTTCGAGTTTGAGTTGGATTCACCAGGAAATAACACATCTACGACCTTTGATCCGTAGCACGATCAAATTGTTCAAATTAGATCGAAAAGCTAGTTGTCCGGAAATTGTGCTGCAAAAAGTGCTATCCTGGACAGGCGCTCAGCCTTTTCTCACCCAAAAGCTGTGTCAATTGATATGTGATAGTGAAACTTTTATTCCTGCTGGAGAAGAAGCGGCGAGAGTAGAGCAGTTAGTGCAAACCCGCTTGATTGAAAATTGGGAGACTCAAGTTGCAGCTGAGCATTTGCTGGCAATTCGCAAGGGTATAGTTGAAAATCAGCATTGTGACCCGATGTTGCTGCTGAGGCTTTATCAGCAAGTCTTGTTAGAAACAGAAGTGCCTACTCATCACAATCCAGTCCAAACAGAGTTGCTGGATTTAGGATTAGTTGTCAAACAAGAGAATAAATTAAGAGTAGCTAACCGCATCTACCAATCTGTTTTTAATTTGGGTTGGGTTGAGCAAGAATTAGAACGGTTACGACCTTTTCTTAACAACATCATCAAATTATTTAAATTAGATCAAAAAGCCAGTCGCCCAGATATTTTGTTAGAACAGGTGCTATCCTGGACAGGCGGTCAACCTTTTCTCACCCAAAAGCTGTGTCAATTGGTCTGTGATAGTGAAACTTTTATTCCTGCTGGTGAAGAAACAGCGAAAGTGGAACAGTTAGTGCGAACTCGCTTGATTGGAAATTGGGAACATCAAGCAGCGGCTGAACATTTGCGTGCTATTCGACAGGGTTTGCTCAAAAATCAATACTGTGATTCTATATGGCTGCTAAGGTTGTATCAGCAAATCTTGCAACAGGGAGAAGTGTCAATTCATGATAACAGTCCAGTCCAAACAGAGTTGTTGAATTTGGGATTAGTTGTCCAACAAGAGAATAAATTAAGAGTAGCTAACCGCATCTATCAATCTGTTTTTAATCCGGGTTGGGTTGAGCAAGAATTAGTGCGATTACAACCTTTTATCCAAAACACGATTAAGTTATTCAAATTAGATGAAAAAGCTTGTTTTCCAGAAACTTTGCTACAAGAGGTGCTATCCTGGACAGGCGGTCAACCTTTTCTCACCCAAAAGCTGTGTCAATTGATATGTGATAGTGAAACTTTTATTCCTGCTGGTGAAGAAGCAGTAAGAGTGGAACAGTTAGTGCGAACTCGCTTAATTGAAAATTGGGAAAATCAGGCAGCAGCTGAACATTTGCAAGCTATTCGACAGGCTTTAGTTGAGAATCGGCACTGCAAGCCGATGTGGTTGCTGAGTTTGTATCAACAAATCTTGCAACAGGGAGAAGTTTCTATTCAAGACAGTCCAACCCAAACAGAGTTGTTGAATTTAGGATTAGTTGTCAAACAAGAGAATAAATTAAGAATATCTAACCGCATTTACCAATCTGTTTTTAATCTGGATTGGGTTGAGCAAGAATTAGCAAAATGGCTTCAAGTCTCGTCTTCAACCATTACTATACCTAAAAGTGTTTCTATTAAAGCAACTCCAACAATCACTCTGTTTGAAGTCAACAATTTGATTGCCAATCATAGAGGTGTAATATTTAAAAGCATTTGGATTTTACTGGCAATAGCTGGTTTGAGCATCGTTAGCTTAAATATCTTTCGGAACCAACAGGTAAAAAATCTTTTTCAACAAGGCAATGAACTATTCCACCAAGGAGAATACAAAAAAGCGATCGCCAAATTCGATCGACTTTTAAATTTCGATAGTAATTACTATCAAGCTTGGACAAACCGAGGTTATGCACTGGCTGGTTTGCAGGAATATAACAAGATGCTGGAATCCTGCTCAACAGCAACTATCATCGAGCCAAAGGCAGTGTATGCTTGGAATTGTCAAGGAGAGGCGTTACATAACCTCAAGCAAAACTATGAGGCTATCTCTGCCTTTGACAAGGCTATTGCCCTCGACTCGCAAGACCCTATATTTTGGATTAACAAAACCGAATCACTGATAGAACTTAAGCAAAGCGACACGGCACTTATCACTATTGATGAAGCAATTAATCTGCTGCTGCAAAAAATTCACAAAGCTGGGAAAGTAGATGAGCAACAGCAAACCATCAGAGAGTTATCAGTTGCTTTTAGTCATAAAGGTAAGGTGCTAGCACAAAAGCAACAATACAAAGAAGCTCTTGCTGCTTACGATCAGGCACTAATATACGATCCCCGATACTTTACTGCTCAGCGGGGTCGGGGTCTAGCACTCCAAAGTTTGCAGCAATACAAAGAAGCGATCGCTCAATTTCAGCAGATGCTCAAAGATTCTCGCCTGACAGATGCTCAACAAGCAGAAACTTTGTATTACATGGGATTAACGTTTTGTAAGTCGTCTCAAATTCAAGATGGATTTGCTGCTTTGGAAGCAGCTCTCAAACTCAAGCCAGATTACCAGGCTGCAGAGGAAGCAAAAACCAATTGCAGCCGATAA
- a CDS encoding two-partner secretion domain-containing protein, with protein MKQVAQQIFFVSSTLICCIFAICPAQAQISADGTIPTNVNQIDKVFEITGGAQAGSNLFHSFKEFSVPNGSEAFFKNSANVNNIVNIINRVTGGSISNIDGLIKENYGANLILINPSGINFGANAQLNIGGSFLGSTASSLKFADGTEFSATNIQNSPVLTISVPVGLQFGQNSAAINVQGQGHNLSLESQIFSPFTRGSTAGLKVQPGQTLALVGGDINLDGGTLTAEGGRIELGSVGEGLVSLNPTAGGWTLGYQGVPALKDIEMRSRSIADASGVGSGSIQLQGRNINLSDGSAVLIQTQGIESAGNIDVNASESLKLIGTTPDGQIASNIVTETIGGGKNGDINITTPSLVVQDAGVISAANFTAAQGGNVTVNASESIEVNGYSSVNPNRFSTISATTFGPGNAGKLTLSTKRLTATDGGNIASVTAGTGSGGNVFVNASELVELIGVAPIVFAPSQITSGTGGPGQAGSVTINTQRLAIRNGGRVDASTLASGPAGSITINAKDSVDVSGRVPGSVNPSLILSSGNIVDPPLQQLLRLPPVPSGSSGDVTINTGKLSVTDGALVTASNQGSGNSGNVRVNARSVFLDSGGGITSELGGTLVQGRPVFFSPITLGASKGGDIGISTQDLVVRGGGNISTSSFTNAASGDISVDASDSIQVIGFAPFNPNALSFISSSTFGSGNAGNVNLSTGRLTVLDGARVGAAIFGTGSGGDVTINATESVEVIGIEPSQLVVSTVGVSTLSRGNAGNLTVNTPRLVVRNGGRVDSSTSATGAAGSVTVNAPDSVEVSGTIPGTSIPSLISSGANIASKVAQQLFGLPPVPSGASGDVTINTVKLIVTNRGQVTARNDGSGNAGSVKINARSTFLDREGGITAATASGEGGNIFLQTDSLRMRRGSQISAEAGGTGNGGNITITGFSPTDFVALLEGSKITANAFQGRGGNISINTQGLFVCPECQISASSDLGVDGEVEIFTPDTTTNQEVIDLPQEIAKPEEVVAQVCPANRKPGQSEFTITGRGGLPPRPSEPLSSEALISFESAPTQAENSSTGAIATGKAHTQQLPPPARGWYVNPKGAIVLTAAAPTAIPYGSGLTSSSCYAN; from the coding sequence ATGAAACAGGTTGCTCAGCAAATTTTCTTTGTTAGCAGTACGCTTATTTGCTGTATATTTGCTATTTGCCCCGCGCAAGCACAAATCTCCGCAGATGGCACGATTCCAACTAATGTCAATCAAATAGATAAAGTCTTTGAAATCACTGGAGGAGCACAAGCTGGCAGCAACCTATTCCACAGTTTTAAAGAATTTTCTGTACCTAATGGTAGCGAAGCTTTTTTTAAAAACAGTGCGAATGTTAATAATATTGTCAACATTATCAATCGAGTCACAGGCGGCTCAATTTCTAATATTGATGGATTAATAAAAGAAAACTACGGCGCTAATTTGATTTTAATTAATCCGAGTGGTATTAATTTTGGTGCCAATGCTCAACTAAACATAGGTGGCTCTTTTTTAGGAAGTACAGCCAGTAGCCTCAAGTTTGCTGATGGTACAGAGTTTAGCGCCACCAATATTCAGAACTCTCCTGTACTAACAATCAGCGTTCCAGTCGGCTTGCAATTTGGACAAAATTCAGCAGCAATTAACGTTCAAGGTCAGGGCCATAATTTATCCCTTGAAAGTCAAATATTTTCACCCTTTACTAGGGGTAGTACTGCTGGTTTGAAAGTGCAGCCTGGGCAAACCCTAGCCTTGGTGGGAGGGGATATCAATTTAGACGGGGGTACTCTCACCGCAGAGGGAGGACGGATTGAGTTAGGTAGTGTGGGTGAAGGTTTGGTTAGTCTCAATCCTACTGCTGGTGGCTGGACATTGGGCTATCAGGGCGTACCTGCTTTGAAAGATATCGAGATGCGATCGCGCTCAATCGCTGATGCTAGTGGTGTTGGTAGCGGTTCGATCCAGTTACAGGGCAGAAATATCAACCTTAGTGATGGATCGGCCGTATTAATTCAAACTCAAGGGATAGAATCAGCTGGAAATATTGACGTTAATGCATCTGAATCTTTGAAATTAATTGGAACCACACCAGACGGGCAGATTGCCAGCAATATAGTTACTGAAACCATTGGAGGTGGCAAGAATGGGGATATTAACATTACCACTCCAAGCCTAGTTGTTCAGGATGCAGGTGTCATATCTGCTGCTAATTTCACTGCTGCACAAGGTGGCAATGTCACAGTAAATGCTTCTGAATCGATAGAAGTAAATGGGTATTCATCTGTAAACCCGAATCGTTTTAGTACCATCTCTGCTACTACTTTCGGCCCAGGAAATGCCGGAAAACTCACACTATCAACCAAGCGGTTAACAGCAACAGATGGAGGAAACATTGCATCTGTAACAGCTGGAACTGGCTCAGGGGGAAATGTATTTGTGAACGCATCTGAATTGGTGGAACTCATCGGAGTAGCACCAATAGTCTTTGCACCCAGTCAAATCACCTCTGGTACAGGAGGCCCAGGCCAAGCCGGTAGCGTCACAATTAACACTCAGCGTTTAGCGATCCGAAATGGAGGCAGAGTAGATGCTTCCACTTTAGCGAGTGGCCCTGCTGGCAGCATTACAATTAATGCCAAAGATTCAGTAGATGTGAGTGGCAGAGTACCAGGATCTGTCAATCCCAGTCTGATCCTCTCCTCTGGCAATATTGTCGATCCTCCCTTGCAACAGTTATTAAGACTACCTCCCGTTCCTTCTGGCTCCTCTGGAGACGTGACAATTAACACGGGTAAATTGAGCGTTACAGATGGTGCTCTGGTGACAGCAAGCAATCAAGGTTCAGGAAATTCTGGAAATGTGAGAGTAAACGCTCGTTCTGTTTTTTTAGATAGTGGAGGTGGTATCACTTCCGAATTAGGAGGAACCCTTGTACAAGGGAGACCTGTGTTCTTTTCTCCCATAACCTTGGGAGCTAGTAAGGGAGGAGATATTGGTATTTCAACCCAGGATTTAGTTGTCCGGGGTGGGGGCAATATATCAACTTCCTCCTTTACAAATGCAGCAAGTGGCGACATCAGTGTGGATGCCTCTGACTCGATACAAGTGATTGGATTCGCACCTTTTAATCCCAACGCGCTCAGCTTTATTAGTAGTTCAACCTTCGGTTCTGGAAATGCGGGAAATGTGAATCTATCAACCGGTCGGCTGACGGTTCTTGATGGCGCGCGTGTGGGTGCTGCAATTTTTGGAACTGGTTCTGGAGGAGATGTTACTATCAACGCAACTGAATCTGTAGAAGTCATCGGTATAGAGCCAAGCCAATTGGTTGTAAGTACTGTGGGTGTCTCAACCCTTAGTCGTGGAAATGCAGGCAACTTGACTGTTAACACACCCAGACTAGTAGTTCGTAATGGAGGACGGGTTGATTCTTCCACTTCTGCAACTGGTGCCGCAGGAAGTGTTACCGTAAATGCCCCTGACTCCGTGGAAGTGAGCGGCACAATACCTGGAACTTCCATTCCCAGTTTGATTAGTTCCGGTGCTAATATTGCATCTAAAGTTGCCCAACAGCTTTTTGGACTACCTCCCGTACCGAGTGGAGCATCTGGAGACGTAACAATTAATACTGTTAAGTTGATTGTCACGAATAGAGGTCAAGTAACTGCCAGGAATGATGGGTCAGGCAATGCCGGCAGCGTGAAGATCAATGCTCGTTCTACTTTCCTGGATAGGGAAGGTGGGATCACAGCAGCAACCGCATCCGGTGAAGGGGGCAACATTTTCCTACAGACAGATTCCTTACGAATGCGCCGTGGCAGTCAGATATCAGCAGAAGCTGGTGGTACTGGTAACGGTGGTAACATCACCATTACTGGCTTCAGTCCCACTGATTTTGTTGCGCTGCTCGAAGGTAGCAAAATTACTGCTAACGCATTTCAGGGTAGAGGAGGAAACATCAGTATCAATACCCAAGGACTCTTTGTTTGCCCGGAATGTCAGATTAGTGCCAGTTCAGATTTAGGAGTAGATGGTGAAGTAGAAATATTTACACCGGATACTACTACCAACCAAGAAGTTATCGATTTGCCACAAGAGATCGCTAAACCGGAAGAAGTGGTAGCACAAGTCTGTCCAGCCAACAGAAAACCTGGTCAGAGTGAGTTTACCATCACCGGACGCGGAGGATTGCCACCCCGACCTAGTGAACCGCTTAGCAGTGAAGCCTTGATTAGTTTTGAGTCTGCTCCTACCCAAGCAGAAAATTCTTCAACAGGAGCGATCGCCACAGGCAAAGCCCACACCCAACAACTACCACCCCCAGCCCGAGGTTGGTATGTTAACCCCAAAGGTGCGATCGTCCTGACAGCAGCTGCTCCTACAGCTATCCCCTACGGTTCTGGCTTAACTTCATCATCGTGTTATGCTAATTAA
- a CDS encoding COP23 domain-containing protein has translation MNKRLSWVTILGMAPIFAFSAVATVAQPSPVSSTINITCNTDTSSTPTAIATSSAQGSARNITMISFLPQYFSTQDAVQNCQNTAKILQGLYKKGRAHYLTNDKLKAQPVVCAVERRGVGCNHYSAQVLFALDAKVNSSQALYEMLGSDFKQSQPPDSRTVSRIYVDIKSKPWWQRLF, from the coding sequence GTGAACAAAAGGCTATCTTGGGTCACCATTTTGGGCATGGCTCCGATATTCGCATTCTCTGCTGTAGCAACAGTTGCTCAGCCTAGTCCAGTTTCTTCTACCATCAACATCACCTGTAATACTGACACCAGTAGTACACCCACGGCGATCGCTACTTCCTCTGCTCAAGGGAGTGCAAGAAATATTACAATGATCAGCTTCTTGCCTCAATATTTCTCAACTCAAGATGCCGTGCAAAACTGCCAAAATACGGCTAAAATCTTGCAGGGACTATACAAGAAAGGGCGTGCTCACTACTTAACCAATGACAAGCTTAAAGCTCAACCTGTAGTTTGCGCTGTAGAACGTAGGGGCGTCGGTTGCAACCATTACAGCGCTCAGGTTTTATTTGCTCTCGACGCCAAGGTTAACTCCTCTCAAGCTTTATACGAAATGCTTGGTAGCGATTTTAAGCAATCACAACCTCCTGATTCCAGGACTGTGAGTCGGATTTACGTTGATATCAAGTCCAAGCCTTGGTGGCAGAGGCTATTCTAA